The Actinobacillus equuli genome includes a window with the following:
- a CDS encoding YifB family Mg chelatase-like AAA ATPase translates to MSLAIVYSRASIGVEAPLVTIEVHLSNGKPGLTIVGLPETTVKEAGDRVRSALMNANFMYPPQRITINLAPADLPKEGGRFDLPIAIGILAASGQMDSDRLKQFEFLGELALTGTLRGVHGVIPAVISAEKAKRQMIIARPNVNEASLVSNAETYFASSLLQVVNFMNKRDSLPIAQQILQKTQEIQPLVKRDLTDIIGQQHAKRALMIAAAGQHNLLFLGPPGTGKTMLASRLADLLPAMSDDEAIETASVTSLVQNELNFHNWKERPFRSPHHSASMVALVGGGSIPKPGEISLAHNGVLFLDELPEFERKVLDALRQPLEAGEIIISRANAKVQFPASFQLIAAMNPSPTGHYQGTHNRTSPQQVMRYLNRLSGPFLDRFDLSIEVPLLPKGALQSSDNRGETTEQVRKRVFLARELQMARAGKINAKLTTKEIERDCRLAEKDALFLENALTKLGLSVRAYHRILKVSRTIADLANEPHIQQIHLAEALGYRAMDRLLQRLQCD, encoded by the coding sequence ATGTCTTTAGCCATTGTTTATAGCCGTGCATCGATTGGTGTAGAAGCACCGTTGGTAACGATTGAAGTGCATTTGAGTAATGGAAAACCGGGGCTAACGATTGTCGGCTTACCGGAAACCACGGTAAAAGAGGCGGGCGATCGAGTGCGTAGTGCATTAATGAATGCCAATTTTATGTACCCTCCGCAGCGGATCACCATTAACCTGGCACCGGCGGACCTGCCTAAAGAGGGTGGGCGTTTTGATCTGCCGATCGCAATTGGGATCTTAGCTGCCTCAGGCCAGATGGATTCGGATCGCTTAAAACAGTTTGAGTTTTTAGGGGAACTGGCTTTAACCGGTACGTTACGAGGCGTTCACGGCGTGATTCCGGCGGTAATTTCCGCCGAAAAAGCCAAACGACAGATGATTATTGCCCGCCCGAATGTGAATGAGGCTTCGCTAGTTTCGAATGCGGAAACCTATTTTGCCAGTTCATTATTGCAAGTGGTCAATTTTATGAATAAGCGAGATAGCCTGCCGATTGCTCAGCAGATTCTGCAAAAAACACAAGAAATTCAACCGCTTGTAAAACGTGATTTAACCGATATTATCGGGCAACAGCACGCTAAACGAGCGTTGATGATTGCGGCTGCCGGACAACATAATTTACTTTTCCTTGGTCCTCCTGGTACCGGCAAAACGATGCTCGCCAGCCGTTTAGCGGATTTGTTACCGGCAATGAGTGATGACGAAGCGATTGAAACTGCTTCGGTCACTAGCTTAGTACAAAACGAATTGAATTTTCATAACTGGAAAGAACGCCCGTTTCGTTCACCACATCACAGTGCATCTATGGTGGCGTTGGTGGGTGGCGGTTCTATTCCTAAACCGGGTGAAATCAGTTTGGCGCACAATGGTGTGCTTTTTTTAGACGAATTGCCTGAGTTTGAACGCAAAGTGCTGGACGCATTACGTCAGCCGTTGGAAGCCGGTGAGATTATTATTTCTAGAGCGAATGCTAAGGTGCAATTCCCTGCCAGTTTTCAATTAATTGCAGCAATGAACCCTAGCCCGACAGGACATTATCAAGGCACGCACAACCGTACTTCTCCGCAGCAAGTAATGCGTTATCTAAATCGTTTATCCGGCCCGTTTTTAGACCGTTTCGATCTTTCGATTGAAGTCCCTTTATTACCAAAAGGCGCATTACAAAGTAGCGATAACCGGGGCGAAACCACCGAGCAAGTACGCAAGCGGGTATTTTTGGCAAGAGAATTACAAATGGCGAGAGCCGGAAAAATTAATGCCAAGTTAACCACCAAAGAAATCGAACGTGATTGTCGCCTTGCAGAAAAAGACGCGCTATTTCTAGAAAATGCACTGACAAAATTAGGACTTTCGGTGCGTGCTTATCATCGGATCTTAAAAGTTTCTCGCACAATTGCCGATCTGGCTAACGAACCGCATATTCAACAAATCCATCTTGCCGAAGCGCTAGGCTATCGGGCGATGGATCGGCTTTTGCAGAGGCTGCAATGTGATTAA
- a CDS encoding bifunctional metallophosphatase/5'-nucleotidase — MKKVLSTLFILSATSIAVAKEVNIKFLGTSDVHGRIVPWNYGADIEDKSGSYAQISTYVKEVRQNNKNVVLVDIGDAIQDNQVEVFAKTEKYYKDNPVPKVLNEMKYDYFILGNHEFNFGMTALNEIIKDINAKVLTANFYYKKDGKRYVTATDIIEKDGVKLGLIGLTTPMSATFEKDTHHLDEMKFSSPSEEAKIQIAELKAKGVDAIIVLAHMGIENENNIPDTGVADLVNNVDGIDVIIAGHMHKNVSAETIKNTLITEPHRYGTVVSEVDLTFDVADDGKVKLLSKNAKTVPVKELASDPAIEKIYQPYHDELRRLNNVKIGETAQTMIPQGKNHGVAIAFTQDTGLSSLINDVQQHYSKADVVSFAFDHQTVRLDKGDIKKKDIIYNYRYAGGDVSVYEVTGKQLKAYMNWSADYFDTIQPQDKDYRINEKRGKSKYVTFDIFGGVKYQIDLRKPSGEKIVDLSLANGKAITDDSKIKLGMNSYRYEQLIKKGGVWEGQQIPVVWESKVAMGSEAGTIQNMMIDYISNVKKGKVEGVSHNRWKIVGLE; from the coding sequence ATGAAAAAAGTACTCAGTACTTTATTTATATTGTCTGCAACGAGTATTGCAGTCGCTAAAGAAGTGAATATTAAATTTTTAGGCACATCGGATGTTCACGGTCGTATCGTACCTTGGAACTATGGCGCAGATATTGAGGACAAATCCGGTTCTTACGCACAAATTTCTACCTATGTAAAAGAGGTACGTCAGAATAATAAAAATGTGGTGTTAGTCGATATCGGCGATGCGATTCAAGACAACCAAGTAGAAGTTTTTGCGAAAACAGAAAAATACTACAAAGACAACCCGGTTCCTAAAGTGTTAAACGAGATGAAATACGACTATTTTATTTTAGGTAACCACGAATTTAACTTCGGTATGACCGCTTTAAATGAAATCATTAAAGACATTAATGCCAAAGTATTAACCGCCAACTTCTACTACAAAAAAGACGGTAAACGTTACGTTACCGCCACCGATATTATTGAAAAAGACGGGGTAAAACTCGGTTTAATCGGTTTAACCACGCCGATGTCAGCAACTTTTGAAAAAGATACCCATCACCTTGATGAAATGAAATTCAGCTCGCCAAGCGAAGAAGCGAAGATACAAATTGCTGAGTTAAAAGCGAAAGGGGTTGATGCGATAATCGTGTTAGCGCATATGGGGATTGAAAACGAAAATAATATCCCTGATACCGGTGTGGCGGATTTAGTCAACAACGTGGACGGTATTGATGTAATTATCGCCGGTCATATGCACAAAAACGTTTCAGCAGAAACGATTAAAAATACACTGATTACCGAACCGCACCGCTACGGTACCGTGGTTTCAGAAGTGGATTTAACCTTTGATGTCGCGGATGACGGCAAAGTGAAATTACTTTCAAAAAATGCCAAAACCGTACCGGTTAAGGAATTGGCTTCCGATCCGGCAATCGAAAAAATTTACCAACCGTATCACGACGAATTACGCCGTTTAAATAATGTGAAAATCGGTGAAACCGCACAAACCATGATTCCGCAAGGTAAAAATCACGGCGTAGCGATTGCCTTCACACAAGATACCGGCTTATCTTCATTGATTAATGACGTGCAACAACATTACAGCAAAGCGGACGTGGTGTCTTTTGCCTTCGACCACCAAACCGTACGTTTAGACAAAGGCGATATTAAGAAAAAAGATATTATCTATAACTATCGCTATGCGGGCGGTGATGTGAGCGTGTACGAAGTGACCGGCAAACAGCTCAAGGCGTATATGAACTGGTCGGCAGATTACTTCGATACAATTCAGCCGCAAGACAAAGATTACCGTATCAATGAAAAACGTGGAAAATCGAAATACGTTACTTTCGATATTTTTGGTGGCGTGAAATATCAGATTGACCTACGCAAACCAAGTGGTGAAAAAATCGTTGATCTTAGCCTTGCGAATGGCAAAGCAATCACTGATGACAGCAAAATCAAACTCGGTATGAATTCATATCGCTATGAACAGCTCATCAAAAAAGGCGGCGTATGGGAAGGACAACAAATCCCAGTTGTTTGGGAATCTAAAGTCGCAATGGGCAGCGAAGCTGGCACCATTCAAAATATGATGATCGATTACATCTCTAACGTGAAAAAAGGCAAAGTGGAAGGCGTGTCTCACAACCGCTGGAAAATTGTCGGTTTAGAGTAA
- the menH gene encoding 2-succinyl-6-hydroxy-2,4-cyclohexadiene-1-carboxylate synthase, translating into MLHATWHSETGTPVVFLHGLLGSQQDWQAVLDRLQNFPQIRPLTIDLPLHGASEHIACHGFAHARELIHQTILQYIGNQPFYLVGYSLGGRLALDYALNANNPYLKHTILEGANIGLTTDTERQARWQNDHQWAERFRHEPIVKVLNDWYQQAVFANLDQNKRSNLIEKRQNNSGLAIATMLEATSLAKQPSYAQRLQQATKSPITFFIGEYDQKFRNMAEQNQLTYQVIPQAGHNTHYENSLFFTKALLKLITN; encoded by the coding sequence ATGCTCCACGCAACATGGCACAGTGAAACGGGTACACCGGTGGTTTTTCTGCACGGTTTACTTGGTTCACAACAAGATTGGCAAGCGGTGTTAGACCGCTTGCAAAATTTTCCGCAAATTCGACCGCTTACCATTGATCTCCCCTTACATGGTGCAAGCGAACATATTGCCTGCCACGGCTTTGCTCACGCCAGAGAACTCATTCATCAAACCATTTTGCAATATATCGGCAATCAGCCTTTTTATTTAGTCGGTTATTCATTAGGTGGACGTTTAGCGTTGGACTATGCACTCAATGCCAATAATCCTTATCTCAAACATACTATTCTTGAAGGGGCGAATATCGGCTTAACGACGGATACGGAACGCCAAGCACGTTGGCAAAACGATCATCAATGGGCGGAACGTTTCCGCCACGAGCCGATAGTGAAAGTATTAAATGATTGGTACCAACAAGCCGTTTTTGCCAATTTAGACCAAAACAAGCGGTCAAATTTAATCGAAAAAAGACAAAACAACAGCGGCTTAGCCATCGCCACGATGCTTGAAGCAACTAGCTTGGCAAAACAGCCGTCTTACGCCCAACGCTTACAACAAGCCACCAAGTCACCAATCACATTTTTTATCGGCGAGTACGATCAAAAATTTCGAAATATGGCAGAGCAAAATCAGCTTACTTACCAAGTGATTCCGCAAGCGGGACATAATACCCATTATGAAAACTCACTGTTTTTTACCAAGGCTCTACTAAAACTTATTACAAACTAA
- a CDS encoding FAD-dependent oxidoreductase, with amino-acid sequence MKTQDIIIIGGGMVGAAAALGLAKQGLNIALIEKNPLPSFDANAAYDLRISAISITSVKLLEELGAWQAISQLRVCPYDGLETWEIEGFNTAFHATEIGLDKLGFMVENNAIQLGLWQALNQYPNCRQAVGFSQISANYHEQLWTVTVDEQTFTAPLLIAADGANSQVRSWAGIGLTSWQYRQHCLLATVKTELPQQSVTWQQFFPSGPRAFLPLSDHNGCVVWYDAPQRITQLKQSSSEKLTAEIQQHFPARLGKVEVVNAASFPLTRQHAQHYVKNGVVLIGDAAHTINPLAGQGVNLGFKDVQVLLEVIEQAVKKGENFANEAVLKRYEHKRKPDNLLMQTGMDVFYKTFKTELLPVKVARNLGLVLAEKITPLKKKALRYAIGL; translated from the coding sequence ATGAAAACACAGGATATTATCATTATCGGTGGCGGTATGGTCGGGGCAGCGGCGGCGCTCGGCTTGGCGAAACAAGGGTTAAATATCGCGTTAATCGAAAAAAATCCGCTTCCCTCATTTGATGCAAATGCCGCTTATGATTTACGCATTTCCGCTATCAGTATTACCTCGGTCAAACTGCTTGAAGAACTAGGCGCGTGGCAGGCGATTAGCCAATTGCGAGTTTGCCCGTATGACGGTTTGGAAACTTGGGAAATCGAAGGGTTTAATACCGCTTTTCATGCAACGGAAATCGGCTTGGATAAGCTCGGTTTTATGGTGGAAAATAATGCGATTCAGCTTGGTTTATGGCAAGCCTTAAACCAGTATCCAAACTGCCGACAAGCGGTCGGATTTTCGCAAATTTCTGCAAATTATCACGAACAATTATGGACGGTAACCGTTGATGAGCAAACATTTACCGCCCCACTGCTAATTGCTGCGGACGGCGCAAACTCACAAGTGCGTAGCTGGGCGGGTATTGGGCTAACCAGCTGGCAATATCGCCAACATTGTTTGCTTGCCACGGTGAAAACCGAATTACCGCAACAATCAGTTACCTGGCAACAATTCTTCCCGAGCGGCCCTCGTGCATTTTTACCTCTATCAGATCACAACGGTTGTGTCGTGTGGTACGACGCACCGCAACGCATTACTCAGCTAAAACAATCGTCTTCAGAAAAACTCACCGCTGAAATTCAGCAGCATTTCCCTGCCCGTTTAGGCAAAGTGGAAGTAGTCAATGCCGCCAGTTTTCCACTAACTCGTCAACATGCCCAACATTATGTCAAAAACGGCGTGGTGTTGATTGGTGATGCGGCGCACACTATTAATCCACTTGCCGGACAAGGCGTCAATCTCGGTTTTAAAGATGTGCAAGTGTTATTGGAAGTGATTGAACAAGCGGTCAAAAAAGGCGAAAACTTTGCAAATGAAGCGGTGCTTAAACGTTATGAACATAAACGTAAACCCGATAATTTATTGATGCAAACCGGTATGGACGTTTTTTATAAGACATTCAAAACTGAGTTATTGCCGGTAAAAGTCGCCCGAAATTTAGGCTTGGTACTGGCGGAAAAAATCACACCACTCAAGAAAAAAGCGTTGCGCTATGCGATAGGTTTATAG
- the rpoC gene encoding DNA-directed RNA polymerase subunit beta': MKDLVKFLKAQSKSNDDFDVIKIGLASPDKIRSWSFGEVKKPETINYRTFKPERDGLFCARIFGPVKDYECLCGKYKRLKHRGVICEKCGVEVTQTKVRRDRMGHIELACPVAHIWFLKSLPSRIGLILDMPLRDIERVLYFESYVVTEPGMTDLEKNQLLTEEQYWEAEERWGDEFEAKMGAEGIQALLRDMDLEHQCEMMREELQETNSETKRKKITKRLKLLEAFQQSGNKPEWMVMTVLPVLPPDLRPLVPLDGGRFATSDLNDLYRRVINRNNRLKRLLDLVAPDIIVRNEKRMLQESVDALLDNGRRGRAITGSNKRPLKSLADMIKGKQGRFRQNLLGKRVDYSGRSVITVGPYLHLHQCGLPKKMALELFRPFIYSKLESRGIASTIKAAKKMVEREEPIVWDILAEVIREHPILLNRAPTLHRLGIQAFEPLLIEGKAIQLHPLVCAAFNADFDGDQMAVHVPLTLEAQLEARALMMSTNNVLSPASGDPIIVPSQDVVLGLYYMTREKVNAKGEGMYFLDPREAEKAYRTGQAELHARVKVRITEYVKNEAGELVPETNLLDTTIGRAILWMIAPKGMPFKVFNQTLGKKAISKLINESYRRLGLKESVILADQIMYTGFAYAARSGASVGIDDMVIPAQKHEIIRAAEAEVAEIQEQFNSGLVTAGERYNKVIDIWAAANERVAKAMMENLSTEEVINREGNPEKQASFNSIFMMADSGARGSAAQIRQLAGMRGLMARPDGSIIETPITANFREGLNVLQYFISTHGARKGLADTALKTANSGYLTRRLVDVAQDLVITEDDCGTHEGIVMTPLIEGGDVKEALRDRVLGRVVAEDVLKPGTEEVLIPRNTLIDEKWCDVIDAESVDVIKVRSVVTCNTDFGVCAKCYGRDLARGHLINQGEAVGVIAAQSIGEPGTQLTMRTFHIGGAASAAAKESSIQVKNAGTIKLTNAKFVTNKEGKIVLTSRNTELTVIDTFGRTKENYKVPYGAVLSKNDGAEVAVGEVVANWDPHTMPVISEVSGRIQFSDIVDGLTVTRQTDELTGLSSIVVQDVGERATAGKDLRPALRLVDAQGNDILIPGTDVAAQYFLPGKAIVTLDDGAEIEVGEALARIPQESVGTKDITGGLPRVADLFEARKPKEPAILAEISGIVSFGKETKGKRRLVITPAEGEAFEEMIPKWRQLNVFEGEMVQRGDVISDGAETPHDILRLRGVHAVTDYIVNEVQEVYRLQGVKINDKHIEVIVRQMLRKAVITNAYDSEFLEGEQVEVARVKIANRKRAEEGKPLVEFERELLGITKASLATESFISAASFQETTRVLTEAAVAGKRDELRGLKENVIVGRLIPAGTGFAYHQARAKKRSQQEQAVAFEAPVAPANVFATDADIEAEFEFVADDATQSLAALLNAGDED; this comes from the coding sequence GTGAAAGACTTAGTAAAGTTTTTAAAAGCACAATCAAAATCGAATGATGATTTTGATGTAATTAAAATTGGTTTAGCGTCACCGGATAAAATCCGTTCTTGGTCTTTCGGTGAAGTAAAAAAACCGGAAACAATTAACTATCGTACCTTTAAACCTGAGCGTGATGGTCTTTTCTGTGCACGTATCTTCGGACCGGTAAAAGATTACGAATGTCTTTGTGGTAAATACAAACGCTTAAAACACCGTGGTGTAATTTGTGAAAAATGTGGCGTTGAAGTAACCCAAACTAAAGTACGTCGTGACCGTATGGGTCATATCGAACTTGCTTGTCCGGTTGCGCACATTTGGTTCTTAAAATCACTTCCGTCCCGTATCGGTTTAATCTTAGATATGCCTTTACGTGATATTGAACGCGTACTTTATTTCGAATCTTATGTTGTTACTGAACCGGGTATGACTGATTTAGAAAAAAATCAGTTATTAACCGAAGAACAATATTGGGAAGCGGAAGAGCGTTGGGGCGATGAGTTTGAAGCGAAAATGGGTGCGGAAGGTATTCAAGCACTTTTACGCGATATGGACTTAGAGCACCAATGTGAAATGATGCGTGAAGAGTTACAAGAAACTAACTCTGAAACAAAACGTAAGAAAATCACAAAACGCTTAAAATTATTAGAAGCATTCCAACAATCTGGTAACAAACCGGAGTGGATGGTAATGACTGTGTTACCAGTGCTTCCACCGGATCTTCGTCCATTAGTACCACTTGATGGTGGTCGTTTTGCGACTTCGGATCTGAACGATTTATATCGTCGTGTGATCAACCGTAATAACCGTTTAAAACGCTTATTAGATTTAGTAGCACCGGATATCATCGTACGTAACGAAAAACGTATGTTACAAGAGTCTGTTGATGCGTTATTAGATAACGGTCGTCGTGGTCGTGCGATTACAGGTTCTAACAAACGTCCATTAAAATCTCTTGCAGATATGATCAAGGGTAAACAAGGTCGTTTCCGTCAGAACTTATTAGGTAAACGTGTAGACTATTCAGGTCGTTCGGTAATCACCGTAGGTCCTTACTTACACCTACATCAATGTGGTTTACCGAAAAAAATGGCATTGGAATTATTCCGTCCGTTTATTTACTCTAAATTAGAATCTCGCGGCATTGCTTCAACAATCAAAGCTGCGAAGAAAATGGTTGAACGTGAAGAACCGATCGTATGGGATATCCTTGCGGAAGTTATTCGTGAACACCCAATTTTATTAAACCGTGCGCCAACACTTCACCGTTTGGGTATCCAAGCGTTTGAACCGTTATTAATCGAAGGTAAAGCAATCCAGTTACACCCACTTGTTTGTGCGGCGTTCAACGCGGACTTCGATGGTGACCAAATGGCGGTACACGTACCATTAACACTTGAAGCGCAGTTAGAAGCTCGTGCGTTAATGATGTCAACTAACAACGTACTTTCACCGGCAAGTGGTGACCCGATTATCGTACCTTCTCAGGACGTTGTATTAGGTCTTTACTACATGACGCGTGAGAAAGTAAATGCGAAAGGTGAAGGAATGTATTTCCTTGATCCACGTGAAGCGGAAAAAGCATACCGTACAGGTCAAGCTGAATTACACGCACGTGTAAAAGTTCGTATTACTGAATACGTGAAAAATGAAGCAGGTGAATTAGTTCCAGAAACTAATTTATTAGATACTACAATTGGTCGTGCAATCTTATGGATGATCGCACCAAAAGGTATGCCGTTTAAAGTATTCAACCAAACGTTAGGTAAAAAAGCGATTTCAAAACTAATCAATGAAAGCTACCGTCGTTTAGGTTTAAAAGAATCGGTAATCCTTGCTGACCAAATTATGTACACTGGTTTCGCATACGCTGCGCGTTCAGGTGCATCAGTTGGTATCGATGATATGGTTATTCCTGCGCAAAAACACGAAATCATTCGTGCAGCAGAAGCAGAAGTTGCAGAGATCCAAGAACAATTTAACTCAGGTCTTGTAACTGCAGGTGAACGTTATAACAAAGTAATCGATATTTGGGCGGCTGCAAACGAACGTGTTGCAAAAGCAATGATGGAAAACCTTTCAACGGAAGAAGTGATCAACCGTGAAGGTAACCCGGAAAAACAAGCGTCATTCAACAGTATCTTTATGATGGCTGACTCGGGTGCGCGTGGTTCTGCAGCTCAGATTCGTCAGTTAGCGGGTATGCGTGGTCTTATGGCTCGTCCGGACGGCTCGATCATCGAAACACCGATTACCGCAAACTTCCGTGAAGGTCTGAACGTTCTTCAGTACTTTATTTCAACCCACGGTGCGCGTAAAGGTCTTGCGGATACCGCATTAAAAACAGCTAACTCAGGTTACTTAACACGTCGTTTAGTAGACGTAGCACAAGACTTAGTAATCACTGAAGATGACTGTGGTACACACGAAGGTATCGTGATGACTCCGTTAATCGAAGGTGGTGACGTTAAAGAAGCATTACGTGATCGTGTATTAGGTCGTGTGGTTGCAGAAGACGTATTAAAACCGGGTACGGAAGAAGTATTAATTCCACGTAACACCTTAATCGATGAGAAATGGTGTGATGTGATTGATGCGGAATCTGTGGACGTAATCAAAGTACGTTCGGTGGTAACTTGTAACACAGACTTCGGTGTGTGTGCGAAATGTTACGGCCGTGACCTTGCTCGCGGTCACCTTATCAACCAAGGTGAAGCAGTGGGTGTTATCGCGGCACAATCAATCGGTGAACCGGGTACACAGTTAACCATGCGTACGTTCCATATCGGTGGTGCGGCTTCTGCGGCAGCAAAAGAATCTAGCATCCAAGTGAAAAACGCAGGTACGATTAAGTTAACTAACGCTAAATTTGTAACTAACAAAGAAGGCAAAATCGTATTAACTTCACGTAACACAGAATTAACCGTAATCGACACATTCGGCCGTACCAAAGAAAACTATAAAGTACCTTACGGTGCAGTGCTTTCTAAAAACGACGGTGCAGAAGTTGCAGTAGGTGAAGTAGTTGCGAACTGGGATCCGCATACAATGCCGGTAATCTCAGAGGTAAGCGGTCGCATCCAATTCAGCGACATCGTAGATGGCTTAACCGTTACTCGTCAAACCGACGAATTAACCGGTTTATCATCTATCGTGGTGCAAGATGTGGGTGAACGTGCAACAGCAGGTAAAGATTTACGTCCGGCATTACGTTTAGTTGATGCGCAAGGTAACGACATCTTAATCCCTGGCACAGACGTTGCAGCACAATACTTCTTACCGGGTAAAGCAATCGTAACCTTAGATGACGGTGCAGAAATCGAAGTCGGTGAAGCATTAGCACGTATTCCGCAAGAATCTGTGGGTACGAAAGATATTACCGGTGGTCTTCCACGCGTAGCAGACTTATTCGAAGCACGTAAACCGAAAGAGCCGGCAATCCTTGCTGAAATTTCAGGTATCGTGTCATTCGGTAAAGAAACGAAAGGTAAACGTCGTTTAGTGATCACGCCGGCGGAAGGCGAAGCATTCGAAGAAATGATTCCAAAATGGCGTCAGCTCAACGTATTCGAAGGTGAGATGGTACAACGTGGTGACGTAATCTCTGATGGTGCAGAAACTCCGCACGACATCTTACGTTTACGTGGCGTTCACGCTGTAACAGATTACATCGTAAACGAAGTACAAGAAGTTTACCGCTTACAAGGGGTAAAAATTAACGATAAACACATCGAAGTTATCGTTCGCCAAATGTTACGTAAAGCGGTTATCACCAACGCATACGACAGCGAATTCCTCGAAGGGGAACAAGTTGAAGTGGCTCGCGTGAAAATTGCTAACCGTAAACGTGCAGAAGAAGGCAAACCACTTGTTGAGTTCGAACGTGAATTACTTGGTATTACCAAAGCGTCGCTTGCAACTGAGTCGTTTATCTCAGCAGCGTCGTTCCAAGAAACCACACGTGTTCTTACTGAAGCGGCAGTGGCAGGTAAACGTGACGAATTACGCGGCTTGAAAGAGAACGTAATCGTAGGTCGTTTAATCCCAGCTGGTACAGGTTTCGCATATCACCAAGCGCGTGCGAAAAAACGTAGCCAACAAGAACAAGCGGTCGCTTTTGAAGCACCAGTTGCACCGGCTAACGTATTCGCAACGGATGCTGATATCGAAGCAGAATTCGAATTCGTTGCAGACGATGCAACTCAGAGCCTAGCAGCGTTATTAAACGCAGGTGATGAAGATTAA
- a CDS encoding HupA family protein → MNVVTKLTATLAASLILTACSGCSSGSATKPNNQKAKTDILAPKVEQSKEAASQADNLKVEQPKEVVPQVDNSKVEQPKEAASQADNSKVEQPKEVVPQVDNSKVEQPKEAASQADNSKVEQPKEVVPQVDNSKVEQPKEVVPQVDNSKVEQPKEVVPQVDNSKVEQPKEAVPQVDNSKVEQPKEVVPQVDHSNMEQPKEVAPQVNEPKSEDSNKDIKLKDKSNEEILKELGVKDINSGNISISDVVLNLQLDNNDSVTISLLDEDLKRGNLAITNKISSSDIRTLKDSTGRLLGYYGYMQLNQVREGERDGINDADLVGHYLLSMDESSKMIPSKSMKYNGHMLYSYKNVDNQNLVADVQASYNDADKKLSMKIFDNHGGYWQLGEFNKVKLLEKQVNGVKVNGDGSISNAMLFSQKIDDTPGKLTPDANFSGGLFGKNGEVLAGKAESIKGEWQGVIGATATENKK, encoded by the coding sequence ATGAATGTTGTAACAAAATTAACAGCTACTTTGGCGGCTAGCTTGATTCTTACGGCGTGTAGTGGTTGTTCATCGGGTTCCGCGACTAAGCCTAATAACCAAAAAGCTAAAACTGATATACTTGCACCCAAAGTGGAGCAATCTAAAGAAGCGGCTTCACAAGCGGATAATTTAAAAGTGGAACAGCCAAAAGAAGTGGTTCCACAAGTAGATAATTCAAAAGTAGAACAGCCAAAAGAAGCAGCTTCACAAGCGGATAATTCAAAAGTAGAACAGCCAAAAGAAGTGGTTCCACAAGTAGATAATTCAAAAGTGGAACAGCCAAAAGAAGCAGCTTCACAAGCGGATAATTCAAAAGTAGAACAGCCAAAAGAAGTGGTTCCACAAGTAGATAATTCAAAAGTGGAACAGCCAAAAGAAGTGGTTCCACAAGTAGATAATTCAAAAGTGGAACAGCCAAAAGAAGTGGTTCCACAAGTAGATAATTCAAAAGTAGAACAGCCAAAAGAAGCAGTTCCACAAGTAGATAATTCAAAGGTGGAACAGCCAAAAGAAGTGGTTCCACAAGTGGATCATTCAAACATGGAGCAGCCAAAAGAAGTGGCTCCACAAGTAAATGAACCAAAATCAGAAGATTCAAATAAGGATATTAAACTTAAAGATAAAAGTAATGAGGAAATCCTTAAAGAGCTAGGAGTTAAGGATATTAATTCCGGGAATATTAGTATTTCTGATGTCGTATTAAATCTTCAACTAGATAATAATGATAGTGTCACAATATCTTTATTAGATGAAGATCTAAAGCGTGGGAATTTAGCTATTACTAATAAGATTTCGAGTTCAGATATTAGAACATTAAAAGATTCTACAGGTCGACTACTGGGTTATTATGGATATATGCAATTAAACCAAGTAAGAGAAGGTGAACGTGATGGCATTAATGATGCAGATCTTGTAGGACATTATTTATTATCTATGGATGAATCATCAAAAATGATTCCGAGTAAATCTATGAAATATAATGGTCATATGCTATATAGCTATAAAAATGTAGATAACCAAAATTTAGTAGCAGATGTACAAGCATCGTATAATGATGCAGATAAAAAATTATCAATGAAGATATTTGATAATCATGGTGGTTATTGGCAGTTAGGTGAGTTTAATAAAGTTAAATTATTGGAAAAGCAGGTGAATGGAGTCAAAGTTAATGGCGATGGTTCGATTTCAAATGCTATGTTATTTTCTCAAAAAATAGATGATACTCCAGGAAAATTAACTCCTGATGCAAACTTCTCTGGCGGTCTTTTTGGTAAAAATGGCGAAGTGCTTGCAGGGAAGGCTGAGAGTATTAAAGGAGAATGGCAAGGTGTAATCGGCGCTACTGCTACGGAAAATAAAAAATAA